In Equus asinus isolate D_3611 breed Donkey unplaced genomic scaffold, EquAss-T2T_v2 contig_803, whole genome shotgun sequence, a single genomic region encodes these proteins:
- the LOC139044387 gene encoding uncharacterized protein isoform X3 has translation MSPNFKNWKSTRVFRLESWMSQKKKQIDEFANEIERVDILFNVAGFVHHGTILDCEEKDWDFSMNLNVRSMYLMIKAFLPKVRCSQIWQYYQHVLCGFQHQRSCEQMCLQHNQGSRDWPHKVRGCRLHPAGDQVQLCVSRNR, from the exons atgagtccaaacttcaagaactggaaaagtacccgg gtattcagactcgagtcctggatgtcacaaaaaaaaaaacaaattgatgagtttgccaatgaaattgagagagttgacattctctttaatgttgctgg ttttgttcatcatggaaccaTCCTGGACTGTGAGGAGAAAGACTGGGACTTCTCAATGAATCTTAACGTCCGCAGCATGTACCTGATGATCAAggcctttcttcctaaagtaaG atgctcacaaatctggcaatattatcaacatgtcctctgtggcttccagcatcaaag gaGTTGTGAACAGATGTGTCTACAGCACAACCAAGGCAGCCGTGATTGGCCTCACAAAGTCCGTGGCTGCAGACTTCATCCAGCAGGGGATCAGGTGCAACTGTGTGTGTCCAG